From Klebsiella electrica, the proteins below share one genomic window:
- the nuoJ gene encoding NADH-quinone oxidoreductase subunit J, with the protein MEFAFYICGLIAILATLRVITHTNPVHALLYLIISLLAIAGVFFSLGAYFAGALEIIVYAGAIMVLFVFVVMMLNLGGSEIEQERKWLQPGIWIGPAILSAVLLVVMVYAILGLNDQGIEGNAISAKEVGIALFGPYVLVVELASMLLLAGLVVAFHIGREERAGEVLSNRQGDSDKRKTEEHA; encoded by the coding sequence ATGGAATTCGCTTTTTATATCTGTGGCCTCATCGCCATCCTCGCGACGCTGCGGGTCATCACCCACACCAATCCGGTGCATGCGTTGCTGTACCTGATTATTTCGCTGTTGGCGATTGCCGGAGTGTTCTTCTCTCTGGGGGCCTACTTTGCCGGTGCGCTGGAAATTATCGTCTACGCCGGGGCCATCATGGTGCTGTTCGTGTTCGTGGTGATGATGCTCAACCTGGGCGGCAGCGAAATCGAGCAGGAACGCAAGTGGCTGCAGCCGGGGATCTGGATTGGTCCGGCCATCCTCTCTGCGGTGCTGCTGGTGGTTATGGTGTATGCCATCCTCGGTCTTAACGATCAGGGCATTGAAGGCAACGCGATAAGCGCGAAAGAAGTGGGTATTGCGCTGTTTGGGCCGTACGTACTGGTGGTGGAGCTGGCCTCCATGCTGCTGCTGGCCGGTCTGGTTGTTGCCTTCCACATTGGCCGCGAAGAGCGCGCCGGCGAAGTGCTGAGCAACCGTCAGGGCGATAGCGACAAAAGAAAAACGGAGGAACACGCATGA
- the nuoL gene encoding NADH-quinone oxidoreductase subunit L — MNMLALTILLPLIGFVLLAFSRGRWSENLSATVGMGSVGLAALVTAFVGVDFFANGKQAVSVPLWTWMSVGDFNIGFNLVLDGLSLTMLSVVTGVGFLIHMFASWYMRGEEGYSRFFAYTNLFIASMVVLVLADNLLLMYLGWEGVGLCSYLLIGFYYTDPKNGAAAMKAFVVTRVGDVFLAFALFILYNELGTLNFREMVELAPAHFAAGNNMLWWATLMLLGGAVGKSAQLPLQTWLADAMAGPTPVSALIHAATMVTAGVYLIARTHGLFLMTPEILHLVGIVGAVTLVLAGFAALVQTDIKRVLAYSTMSQIGYMFLALGVQAWDAAIFHLMTHAFFKALLFLSSGSVILACHHEQNIFKMGGLRKSIPLVYVCFLVGGAALSALPLITAGFFSKDEILAGAMANGHINLMVAGLVGAFMTSLYTFRMIFIVFHGKEQIHAHAGKGITHHLPLIVLLILSTFVGALIVPPLQGVLPQTTELEHGRVMTLEIASGIIAIAGILIAAWLWLGQRTLVTAVANSAPGRLLGTWWYNAWGFDWLYDKVFVKPFLGIAWLLKSDPLNSMMNIPAILSRFAGKGLLFSENGYLRWYVASMSIGAVVVLALLMVLR, encoded by the coding sequence ATGAACATGCTTGCCTTAACCATTCTTTTGCCATTGATTGGCTTTGTGCTGCTGGCCTTTTCCCGCGGACGCTGGTCGGAAAACCTGTCCGCCACCGTGGGAATGGGGTCAGTCGGCCTGGCGGCGCTGGTGACCGCGTTTGTCGGCGTCGACTTCTTCGCTAACGGCAAACAGGCGGTCAGCGTACCGCTGTGGACCTGGATGTCGGTGGGGGATTTCAACATTGGTTTTAACCTGGTGCTGGATGGTCTCTCGCTGACCATGCTTTCCGTGGTGACCGGCGTTGGCTTCCTGATCCACATGTTCGCCTCCTGGTATATGCGCGGTGAAGAGGGATACTCCCGCTTTTTCGCCTACACCAACCTGTTTATCGCGAGTATGGTGGTGCTGGTACTGGCCGATAACCTGCTGCTGATGTACCTCGGCTGGGAAGGCGTGGGCCTGTGCTCCTATCTGCTGATCGGTTTCTACTACACCGATCCGAAGAACGGCGCCGCGGCGATGAAAGCCTTCGTGGTCACCCGCGTCGGTGACGTGTTCCTCGCGTTCGCGCTGTTCATTCTCTACAACGAGCTGGGCACCCTGAACTTCCGCGAAATGGTCGAACTGGCGCCTGCGCACTTTGCAGCCGGCAACAATATGCTGTGGTGGGCAACGCTGATGCTGCTGGGCGGCGCGGTCGGTAAATCGGCGCAGCTGCCGTTGCAGACCTGGCTTGCGGACGCCATGGCCGGTCCGACGCCGGTTTCTGCCTTGATCCACGCCGCGACCATGGTAACCGCGGGCGTCTACCTGATCGCCCGTACCCATGGCCTGTTCCTGATGACCCCGGAAATTCTCCATCTGGTCGGTATCGTCGGGGCGGTGACGCTGGTGCTGGCAGGCTTTGCTGCGCTGGTTCAGACCGATATCAAACGCGTTCTCGCTTATTCCACCATGAGCCAGATTGGCTACATGTTCCTGGCGCTCGGCGTACAGGCATGGGATGCGGCGATTTTCCACCTGATGACCCACGCGTTCTTTAAAGCGCTGCTGTTCCTCTCGTCCGGTTCGGTCATTCTGGCCTGCCACCACGAGCAGAACATCTTCAAAATGGGCGGCCTGCGTAAGTCGATCCCGCTGGTGTATGTCTGCTTCCTGGTGGGGGGCGCGGCGCTGTCCGCACTGCCGCTCATCACCGCAGGCTTCTTCAGTAAGGACGAAATCCTCGCTGGCGCGATGGCGAATGGCCATATCAATCTGATGGTTGCGGGTCTGGTCGGCGCATTTATGACCTCGCTCTATACCTTCCGGATGATCTTCATCGTCTTCCACGGCAAAGAGCAAATCCATGCGCATGCAGGGAAGGGGATTACCCACCACCTGCCGCTGATTGTGCTGCTGATTCTGTCGACCTTCGTTGGCGCGCTGATTGTTCCGCCGCTGCAGGGCGTATTGCCGCAGACAACCGAACTTGAGCACGGCCGCGTGATGACGCTGGAGATTGCCTCCGGGATTATCGCCATTGCCGGTATTCTGATCGCCGCCTGGCTGTGGCTGGGTCAACGCACGCTGGTGACTGCGGTTGCCAACAGCGCTCCGGGCCGTCTGCTGGGTACCTGGTGGTACAACGCATGGGGCTTCGACTGGTTGTACGACAAAGTGTTCGTGAAACCATTCCTCGGCATCGCGTGGCTGCTGAAGAGCGATCCGCTGAACTCAATGATGAACATTCCGGCTATTCTCTCCCGCTTTGCAGGCAAAGGTCTGCTGTTCAGCGAGAACGGATATTTACGCTGGTATGTGGCATCCATGAGCATCGGCGCGGTTGTCGTGCTGGCGCTGCTGATGGTACTGCGCTGA
- the rnz gene encoding ribonuclease Z, producing MELTFLGTSAGVPTRARNMTSIVLNLQQPTAAEMWLFDCGEGTQHQFLHTPYHPGKLNKIFITHLHGDHLFGLPGLLCSRSMQGNSLPLTLYGPTGLREFVETALRLSGSWTDYPLTIIEVGPGLVFDERGYRVSAYPLNHPVECYGYRIEEHPRPGTLDAARLIADGVSPGPLFQRLKQGEMVELEDGRRIDGRHYLGPATPGKTLAIFGDTAPCEAALELARGVDLMVHETTLEQAMAEKANSRGHSSSQQAAALARDAGVRMFIATHFSSRYDAEGCLRLLTECREVFPRTLLAEDFMVYSLS from the coding sequence TCCGCAGGCGTGCCGACCCGTGCACGTAATATGACGTCTATCGTGCTGAATTTGCAACAGCCGACGGCAGCGGAGATGTGGTTGTTCGACTGCGGAGAAGGGACCCAGCATCAGTTTCTGCATACCCCGTACCACCCAGGAAAGCTGAATAAGATATTTATTACTCACCTCCACGGCGATCATCTGTTCGGCCTCCCCGGACTGCTGTGCAGTCGCTCGATGCAGGGTAACTCTCTGCCGCTGACGCTGTACGGTCCGACGGGGCTCAGGGAGTTTGTTGAGACCGCGCTGCGCTTAAGCGGTTCCTGGACCGATTATCCGCTCACCATTATCGAAGTGGGCCCCGGTCTGGTCTTTGATGAAAGGGGCTATCGGGTCAGCGCATATCCGCTGAATCATCCGGTTGAATGCTACGGCTATCGTATCGAAGAGCACCCTCGCCCCGGCACCCTCGATGCCGCGCGGCTGATTGCCGACGGCGTCAGCCCGGGCCCGCTGTTTCAGCGCCTGAAACAGGGAGAAATGGTGGAGCTGGAGGACGGGCGGCGGATCGATGGTCGGCACTATCTCGGTCCGGCGACACCGGGTAAAACGCTGGCGATTTTTGGCGATACGGCCCCCTGCGAGGCGGCGCTTGAGCTGGCGCGCGGCGTTGATCTGATGGTTCATGAAACGACGCTGGAGCAGGCGATGGCGGAAAAAGCCAACAGCCGCGGTCATTCGTCGAGCCAGCAAGCAGCGGCGCTGGCCCGCGATGCCGGCGTCAGGATGTTTATCGCTACCCACTTTAGTTCGCGCTATGACGCCGAAGGCTGTCTGCGCCTGCTGACGGAGTGTCGGGAGGTTTTTCCCCGCACGCTGCTGGCCGAAGACTTTATGGTCTACAGCCTGAGCTAG
- the nuoM gene encoding NADH-quinone oxidoreductase subunit M, producing MLLPWLILIPFIGGFLCWQTERFGVKVPRWIALITMGLTLVLSLQLWLQGGYSLTQSAGIPQWQSEFVMPWIPRFGISIHLAIDGLSLLMVVLTGLLGVLAVLCSWREIEKYQGFFHLNLMWILGGVIGVFLAIDMFLFFFFWEMMLVPMYFLIALWGHKASDGKTRITAATKFFIYTQASGLVMLIAILALAFVHFNATGVWTFNYEDLLKTPMSHGVEYLLMLGFFIAFAVKMPVVPLHGWLPDAHSQAPTAGSVDLAGILLKTAAYGLLRFALPLFPNASAEFAPIAMWLGVIGIFYGAWMAFAQTDIKRLIAYTSVSHMGFVLIAIYTGSQLAYQGAVIQMIAHGLSAAGLFILCGQLYERLHTRDMRQMGGLWSKIKWLPAMSMFFAVATLGMPGTGNFVGEFMILFGSYKVVPLITVISTFGLVFASVYSLSMLHRAYFGKAKSEVAAKDLPGMSLRELSIILLLVVLLVLLGFFPQPILDTSHAAMSNIQQWFVNSVSTTRP from the coding sequence ATGTTATTACCCTGGTTAATACTAATCCCCTTTATCGGCGGGTTTCTGTGCTGGCAGACTGAACGCTTTGGCGTGAAGGTGCCGCGCTGGATTGCGCTGATTACCATGGGGCTGACGCTGGTGCTCTCGCTGCAGTTGTGGCTGCAGGGCGGCTATTCTCTGACGCAATCTGCGGGCATTCCGCAGTGGCAGTCTGAATTCGTGATGCCGTGGATCCCACGCTTCGGTATTAGCATTCATCTTGCTATCGACGGCCTGTCGCTGCTGATGGTGGTGCTGACCGGTCTGCTTGGCGTGCTGGCGGTGCTGTGTTCGTGGCGCGAAATCGAGAAATACCAGGGCTTTTTCCACCTCAACCTGATGTGGATCCTGGGCGGCGTTATCGGCGTGTTCCTTGCCATCGACATGTTCCTGTTCTTCTTCTTCTGGGAGATGATGCTGGTGCCGATGTACTTCCTGATCGCGTTGTGGGGCCATAAGGCGTCTGACGGTAAAACGCGTATCACGGCGGCAACCAAGTTCTTCATCTATACCCAGGCGAGTGGTCTGGTGATGCTGATTGCCATCCTGGCGCTGGCATTTGTCCACTTCAACGCGACCGGCGTCTGGACCTTCAACTACGAAGATCTGCTGAAAACGCCGATGTCCCACGGCGTGGAATATCTGCTGATGCTCGGCTTCTTCATCGCCTTTGCGGTGAAAATGCCGGTGGTTCCGCTGCATGGCTGGCTGCCGGATGCCCACTCCCAGGCACCGACCGCCGGTTCCGTTGACCTGGCGGGGATCTTGCTGAAAACGGCGGCCTACGGTCTGCTGCGCTTTGCGCTGCCGCTGTTCCCGAACGCCTCCGCCGAGTTTGCGCCAATCGCCATGTGGCTGGGCGTTATCGGTATCTTCTACGGCGCGTGGATGGCTTTCGCCCAGACCGATATCAAACGTCTGATTGCTTACACCTCCGTTTCCCACATGGGCTTCGTGCTGATTGCTATCTACACCGGCAGCCAGCTGGCTTATCAGGGCGCGGTGATTCAGATGATTGCGCACGGTCTGTCCGCTGCGGGTCTGTTTATTCTCTGCGGTCAGCTGTACGAGCGTCTGCATACCCGTGATATGCGCCAGATGGGCGGTCTGTGGAGCAAAATTAAATGGCTGCCGGCGATGTCGATGTTCTTCGCCGTGGCAACCCTGGGGATGCCGGGCACCGGTAACTTCGTCGGCGAATTTATGATTCTGTTCGGCAGCTATAAAGTGGTGCCGCTGATTACCGTGATCTCGACCTTTGGTCTGGTATTCGCTTCCGTTTACTCGCTGTCGATGCTGCATCGCGCCTACTTCGGTAAAGCGAAAAGCGAAGTCGCGGCGAAAGATCTGCCGGGGATGTCCCTGCGTGAACTGTCTATCATCCTGCTGCTGGTGGTGCTGCTGGTGCTGTTGGGCTTCTTCCCGCAGCCGATTCTCGACACCTCGCATGCTGCGATGAGCAACATTCAGCAGTGGTTTGTTAATTCTGTTTCTACTACAAGGCCGTAA
- the nuoK gene encoding NADH-quinone oxidoreductase subunit NuoK produces the protein MIPLTHGLILAAVLFVLGLTGLVIRRNLLFMLISLEIMINAAALAFVVAGSYWGQTDGQIMYILAISLAAAEASIGLALLLQLHRRRQNLNIDSVSELRG, from the coding sequence ATGATTCCCTTAACACATGGGCTGATCCTCGCCGCTGTCCTGTTTGTGCTCGGCCTGACGGGTCTGGTTATCCGCCGCAATCTGCTGTTTATGCTGATTAGCCTGGAAATCATGATCAACGCCGCCGCGCTGGCTTTCGTGGTGGCAGGCAGCTACTGGGGTCAGACCGACGGTCAGATAATGTATATCCTCGCCATCAGCCTCGCGGCTGCGGAAGCGAGTATCGGCCTGGCGCTGCTGCTGCAGCTCCATCGTCGCCGCCAGAACCTGAACATCGATTCAGTAAGTGAGTTGCGTGGATGA
- the nuoN gene encoding NADH-quinone oxidoreductase subunit NuoN, with product MTITPQQLIALLPLLIVGLTVVVVMLSIAWRRNHFLNATLSVLGLNAALVSLWFVGQNGAMDVTPLIRVDGYAMLYTGLVLLASLATCTFAYPWLEGYKDNKEEFYLLVLIAALGGILLAGANHLAALFLGIELISLPLFGLVGYAFRQKRSLEASIKYTILSAAASSFLLFGMALVYANSGNLSFLALGKSLADSALHEPLLLAGLGLMIVGLGFKLSLVPFHLWTPDVYQGAPAPVSTFLATASKIAIFGVVMRLFLYMPVGNSEAVRVVLGLIAFASIIFGNLMALSQTNIKRLLGYSSISHLGYLLVALIALQSGDMSMEAVGVYLAGYLFSSLGAFGVVSLMSSPYRGPDADSLYSYRGLFWHRPILSAVMTVMMLSLAGIPMTLGFIGKFYVLAVGVHAHLWWLVAAVVIGSAIGLYYYLRVAVSLYLSAPDKLNRDAPSNWQYSAGGIVVLISALLVLVLGVWPQPLISIVQLAKPLM from the coding sequence ATGACAATAACTCCACAACAACTGATCGCACTGCTACCGCTGCTGATCGTCGGCTTGACGGTGGTGGTTGTGATGCTCTCCATTGCGTGGCGACGCAATCATTTCCTTAATGCCACGCTGTCGGTTCTCGGGCTTAATGCCGCGCTGGTCTCACTCTGGTTCGTGGGTCAGAACGGGGCGATGGACGTCACGCCGCTGATTCGCGTTGACGGCTACGCGATGCTCTACACCGGGCTGGTGCTGCTGGCGAGCCTGGCCACCTGTACCTTTGCGTACCCGTGGCTTGAGGGATACAAGGACAATAAAGAAGAGTTCTACCTGCTGGTGCTTATCGCCGCGCTGGGTGGCATTCTGCTGGCGGGTGCGAACCATCTGGCGGCGCTGTTCCTCGGTATCGAATTGATTTCGCTGCCGCTGTTCGGTCTCGTTGGTTATGCCTTCCGCCAGAAGCGTTCGCTGGAAGCGAGTATCAAATACACCATTTTGTCCGCCGCAGCCTCTTCATTCCTGCTGTTCGGTATGGCGCTGGTGTATGCGAACTCGGGCAACCTGTCCTTCCTGGCGCTGGGTAAAAGCCTGGCAGACAGCGCGCTGCACGAACCGCTGCTGCTGGCGGGTCTGGGCCTGATGATTGTCGGCCTGGGCTTTAAGCTGTCTCTGGTTCCGTTTCACCTGTGGACGCCGGACGTTTATCAGGGCGCGCCGGCGCCGGTATCAACCTTCCTGGCAACCGCCAGCAAGATTGCTATCTTCGGCGTGGTGATGCGTCTGTTCCTGTACATGCCGGTGGGCAACAGCGAAGCGGTACGCGTGGTGCTGGGCCTGATTGCCTTCGCCTCTATCATCTTCGGTAACCTGATGGCGCTGAGCCAGACCAATATCAAGCGTCTGCTCGGCTACTCCTCCATCTCGCACCTTGGCTATCTGCTGGTAGCGCTGATTGCCCTGCAGAGCGGTGACATGTCGATGGAAGCCGTGGGTGTCTATCTGGCTGGCTATCTGTTCAGCAGCCTCGGCGCGTTCGGCGTAGTCAGCCTGATGTCCAGCCCATACCGTGGTCCGGATGCCGACTCGCTGTACTCCTATCGCGGCCTGTTCTGGCACCGTCCGATTCTGTCAGCGGTGATGACGGTGATGATGCTGTCGCTGGCGGGTATCCCGATGACGCTGGGCTTTATCGGTAAATTCTACGTGCTGGCCGTCGGTGTGCATGCGCACCTGTGGTGGCTGGTTGCTGCCGTGGTGATCGGTTCGGCGATTGGTCTGTACTACTACCTGCGCGTGGCGGTGAGTCTGTACCTGAGCGCGCCGGATAAACTGAATCGCGATGCGCCGTCGAACTGGCAGTATAGCGCGGGCGGTATCGTGGTGCTGATCTCCGCGCTGCTGGTTCTCGTGCTCGGCGTCTGGCCGCAGCCGCTGATTAGCATTGTGCAACTGGCAAAACCGCTGATGTAA